A window of Ranitomeya variabilis isolate aRanVar5 chromosome 2, aRanVar5.hap1, whole genome shotgun sequence contains these coding sequences:
- the LOC143803765 gene encoding interferon lambda-3-like: MRQSYKPQRERRPGRFIGREKLQIDINSPAMDVRLVVISVVVVAVTGLLHQRHCPMSRYQSVSSADIRVIRQLQNEHEKDMSTTAIKCYRRMMRHKPSVCDLMTSDRLIFILERVSQTLDVLQSKSTSGATDLGSQSLMIFLKLRDDLTICKESSEISETPSDELKAWFHHLQHFKDKESSQCLQDAVLLGLIPLLVQDVACWAHGN, encoded by the exons ATGAGACAGAGCTACAAGCCGCAGAGAGAAAGACGACCGGGCAG GTTCATAGGAAGAGAAAAACTCCAAATCGACATCAATTCTCCAGCCATGGACGTCAGACTGGTGGTCATCAGTGTTGTAGTTGTGGCAGTGACCGGACTTCTACACCAGAGACACTGCCCGATGTCCAGATATCAATCAGTATCATCCGCTGATATCAGGGTGATCCGACAACTGCAGAATGAACAT GAGAAGGACATGTCCACCACTGCCATCAAATGCTACAGAAGAATGATGAGACACAAGCCATCTGTGTGTGACCTAATG ACCAGTGATCGTCTCATCTTCATCTTGGAACGAGTGTCACAAACACTTGATGTCCTGCAGAGCAAGTCCACGTCTGGTGCTACAGATCTCGGATCCCAGTCCCTTATGATCTTCCTTAAACTGAGAGATGATCTCACGATCTGT AAAGAGTCATCAGAAATCAGTGAGACTCCCTCCGATGAGTTGAAGGCTTGGTTTCACCATCTTCAGCACTTTAAGGATAAG GAATCTTCACAATGTCTCCAGGATGCAGTGTTACTCGGCCTCATCCCATTATTGGTGCAAGATGTTGCATGTTGGGCTCATGGGAACTAA